In the genome of Leishmania infantum JPCM5 genome chromosome 27, one region contains:
- a CDS encoding putative isovaleryl-coA dehydrogenase, producing the protein MRRVLQSSLGRRSATCGWTAAATMTSASRAFMDLYNPTPEHAALRETVAKFSREVVDKHAREDDINGHFNRDLFKQLGDLGVMGVTVPEADGGAGMDAVAAVIIHHELSKYDPGFCLAYLAHSMLFVNNFYYSASPAQRARWLPKVLTGEHVGAMGMSEPSAGTDVLGMRMTAKKDSNGNYVLNGSKIWITNGTVADVFLIYAKVDGKITAFTVERGTKGFTQGPKIDKCGMRASHMCQLFLEDVVVPAENLLGEEGKGMVGMMRNLELERVTLAAMAVGIAERSVELMTSYASERKAFGQPISNFGQIQRYIAEGYADTEAAKALVYSVSHNVHPGNKNRLGSDAAKLFATPIAKKVADSAIQVMGGMGYSQGMPVERLWRDAKLLEIGGGTIEAHHKNITKDLLKGLK; encoded by the coding sequence ATGCGTCGTGTGCTGCAGTCGTCGCTCGGCCGCCGCTCCGCTACGTGCGGGTGGACAGCGGCCGCCACCATGACGTCTGCGAGCCGTGCCTTCATGGATCTGTACAACCCGACACCAGAGCACGCGGCCTTGCGTGAGACCGTGGCCAAGTTTTCTCGTGAGGTGGTCGACAAGCACGCCAGGGAGGACGACATCAACGGCCACTTCAACCGCGACCTCTTCAAGCAGCTTGGCGATCTGGGTGTAATGGGTGTGACAGTTCCCGaggcagacggcggcgccggcatggacgctgtggctgctgtaATCATCCACCACGAACTCTCCAAGTATGACCCCGGGTTCTGCCTAGCCTACCTCGCCCACTCCATGCTCTTTGTAAACAACTTCTATTACAGTGcttcgccggcgcagcgggcgcggTGGCTGCCCAAGGTGCTCACGGGCGAGCACGTTGGCGCCATGGGCATGTCAGAGCCGAGCGCTGGCACCGATGTGCTGGGAATGCGGATGACCGCGAAGAAAGACAGCAACGGCAACTACGTGTTGAACGGCAGTAAGATTTGGATCACGAACGGCACGGTCGCCGACGTGTTTCTTATCTACGCCAAGGTGGACGGCAAAATCACAGCCTTCACGGTAGAGCGCGGCACAAAGGGCTTCACACAGGGCCCAAAGATTGACAAATGCGGCATGCGCGCATCTCATATGTGCCAGCTCTTCTTGGAAGACGTCGTTGTCCCGGCGGAGAATTTGCTCGGTGAGGAGGGCAAGGGCATGGTGGGCATGATGCGCAACCTAGAGCTGGAGCGCGTCACCTTGGCTGCCATGGCGGTCGGCATCGCGGAGCGCTCTGTAGAGCTCATGACGTCATATGCGTCGGAGCGGAAAGCATTTGGCCAGCCCATCTCTAACTTCGGCCAGATCCAGCGCTACATCGCAGAGGGCtacgccgacaccgaggcggcgaaggcacTGGTGTACTCGGTCAGCCACAACGTCCACCCAGGCAATAAGAACCGTCTTGGTAGCGATGCCGCCAAGCTGTTTGCCACACCGATTGCCAAGAAGGTCGCGGACTCAGCGATACAGGTGATGGGTGGTATGGGGTACTCGCAAGGTATGCCGGTTGAGCGACTCTGGCGCgacgcgaagctgctggagatCGGTGGCGGTACCATCGAGGCACACCACAAGAACATCACAAAGGACCTCCTGAAGGGGCTCAAGTAG